One part of the Chrysemys picta bellii isolate R12L10 chromosome 14, ASM1138683v2, whole genome shotgun sequence genome encodes these proteins:
- the ATXN1L gene encoding ataxin-1-like produces the protein MKPAHERSQECLPPKKRDLPVTSEDVGRVASCSTNHTPVSDAPEWCRSVVVTGQSQAPLRYGLGSDGAEAVAGLTVDQYGMLYKVAVPPATFSPTGLHPVVNMSPLPPSFNVTSSLIQHPGIPYSPIHYAQIPSTSLQFIGSHYTVPYAVPPSFLPSPLLSPSTNLTTSHVPRFVPYASLFTEEATPSPQTTSPAHAFSKAAAVISPSGQMQHHAGVQPLDITQSRVPVYYQMSRLPPGYSAYESPTVGGSPDPPLQESQLSSEVASANGGQRHLEHSVVRRTSEALASASNKAEGPQPGAAVQCVVDGQLFSGYQTLRTEDSVPAHRSTPDTDLEVQRVVGVLASQDYSILAAQRKDGLSPLNLCHNIPDQQGESRGLLRNPVETAEKSQARSPYVMSPEEPVRHRQLPKGMMVANGKPVLVRIGSEPIRSSASEILMRESPDAQTCGSSRDKDTAQLQPPSSSHLPSHFMKGAIIQLATGELKRVEDLQTQDFVRSAEVSGGLKIDSSTVVDIQESQWPGFVTLHFVVGEQQSKVSIDVPPEHPFFVYGQGWSSCSPGRTAQLFALPCHRLQVGDVCISISLQSLNGNSASQANCPLAGQLLPTRERPERTGQGPREPSDRASERKNQTERDSAAQISYTESSQPDPGAQHCWTAPGFQRYSMQGEGSRPSLLRPSFIPQEVKLSIEGRSNAGK, from the coding sequence ATGAAACCTGCTCATGAGAGAAGCCAGGAATGCCTTCCCCCAAAGAAACGAGACCTTCCAGTCACCAGTGAGGATGTGGGGAGGGTAGCCAGCTGCTCCACCAATCACACGCCGGTGAGCGATGCCCCAGAGTGGTGCAGGAGCGTCGTGGTGACTGGGCAGAGCCAAGCACCGTTACGGTATGGCCTTGGCAGTGATGGTGCTGAAGCAGTAGCTGGCCTGACTGTGGATCAATATGGCATGCTATACAAAGTGGCTGTGCCTCCAGCCACCTTCTCTCCCACTGGTCTCCACCCAGTTGTGAACATGAGTCCTCTGCCCCCTAGCTTTAATGTAACCTCTTCCCTGATCCAGCATCCAGGGATTCCATATTCCCCCATCCACTATGCTCAGATTCCCTCTACGTCTCTTCAGTTTATAGGGTCACATTACACAGTGCCCTATGCTGTGCCCCCCAGCTTCCTCCCTAGTCCTCTTCTATCACCTTCTACCAACCTCACCACCTCTCATGTTCCCCGTTTTGTGCCATATGCCTCTCTTTTTACAGAAGAAGCCACTCCTTCCCCCCAGACTACCTCTCCTGCCCATGCTTTCAGCAAAGCTGCCGCTGTCATCTCCCCTTCAGGCCAAATGCAGCACCATGCTGGAGTCCAGCCACTGGACATCacacagagcagagttcctgtcTATTACCAGATGTCTCGGCTCCCACCAGGGTATTCAGCATATGAGAGCCCCACTGTAGGGGGAAGCCCAGATCCTCCTCTGCAAGAAAGTCAACTGAGTTCAGAGGTAGCCTCTGCCAATGGTGGACAGAGACATCTGGAGCATAGTGTGGTGAGGAGGACCAGTGAGGCTTTGGCCTCTGCCAGCAATAAAGCTGAAGGCCCGCAGCCTGGGGCTGCAGTGCAGTGTGTGGTGGATGGACAGCTCTTTTCAGGTTATCAGACTCTGAGAACAGAGGACTCTGTGCCAGCTCACAGAAGCACGCCAGACACTGACTTGGAGGTGCAGAGAGTGGTTGGGGTGTTGGCTTCTCAGGATTACTCTATTCTGGCAGCCCAGAGAAAGGATGGCCTGAGCCCTTTAAACCTTTGCCATAATATCCCTGATCAGCAGGGGGAGTCAAGGGGCTTGCTGAGGAACCCAGTGGAAACAGCTGAGAAAAGCCAGGCCAGGAGTCCATATGTGATGTCCCCTGAGGAGCCAGTTAGACACAGACAGTTACCCAAAGGAATGATGGTAGCCAATGGCAAGCCAGTCTTGGTGCGTATTGGGTCTGAGCCCATCAGGTCTTCTGCTTCAGAAATCCTGATGAGAGAGAGTCCAGATGCACAGACCTGCGGAAGCTCGCGTGACAAGGACACAGCCCAGTtgcagccccccagctcctcacatCTGCCCTCCCATTTCATGAAAGGAGCCATCATACAGCTGGCCACAGGGGAGCTGAAGAGGGTGGAAGACCTGCAGACCCAGGACTTTGTGCGGAGTGCTGAGGTTAGCGGGGGCCTGAAGATTGACTCCAGCACAGTGGTGGATATCCAGGAGAGCCAGTGGCCTGGGTTTGTCACATTGCATTTTGTGGTTGGGGAGCAACAGAGTAAAGTGAGCATTGACGTACCCCCCGAGCATCCCTTCTTCGTGTATGGCCAGGGCTGGTCCTCCTGTAGCCCGGGGCGGACCGCTCAGCTCTTTGCTCTGCCCTGTCACAGGCTGCAGGTGGGCGATGTCTGCATATCAATCAGTTTACAGAGCTTGAATGGCAACTCTGCTTCTCAGGCTAACTGCCCTCTTGCAGGCCAGCTGCTGCCCACCAGAGAGAGGCCCGAGAGAACAGGTCAGGGGCCCAGAGAGCCATCTGACCGAGCCAGTGAGAGGAAGAATCAGACAGAAAGGGACAGTGCAGCCCAGATTTCCTATACTGAGTCCTCCCAGCCTGACCCTGGTGCTCAGCACTGCTGGACAGCCCCAGGCTTCCAAAGATACAgcatgcagggggaggggtctcGTCCGTCCCTGCTTCGTCCCTCTTTCATTCCACAGGAGGTCAAGCTGTCCATCGAAGGGCGTTCTAATGCAGGGAAGTGA